One window of the Tubulanus polymorphus chromosome 11, tnTubPoly1.2, whole genome shotgun sequence genome contains the following:
- the LOC141912510 gene encoding tyrosine-protein phosphatase non-receptor type 7-like, with protein sequence MYIDHHYTNNDKETVDLISAVRRPAAFLRNNEINLETSSQKVEPVHTYRLGFLTPYIPYIIGGIVLLSVIIILAIICCCVKYHKKKKVKEIAPVKQTICLYPVTKPDIYKVTNVQPESDPHFISHSCITNVPAQTPLRIRPKGLLESRRGSSASLTIDLTSMVEPIKNGSPPKESPSREYLLSAGNRMSRKQLRKCLKNVKALCDEFWDIPMNHPDRVEIPGSGMKNRYKTILPNEHSRVKLAEIDSDIMTTYINANFIRGYAGEHKAYIATQGPMSHTVIDFWRLIWQEKVPCIVMITKLQEKNKQKCENYLPEPGEQSKFGDIEVRISSSTQKDGYEIRQLSVKYLNEEHTVMHYWFTSWPDHKTPDTPKQILDMVHDVEIERHSLETRLAKGPVVVHCSAGIGRTGCFIAISIGVKQLKEEQMVDVLGIVCQMRIDRGGMVQNNEQYEFVHRALCTFERELPMISPSTDNWSPF encoded by the exons agACAGTTGATCTCATCAGTGCTGTACGACGACCAGCCGCGTTTcttagaaataatgaaattaatctaGAAACATCCAGTCAGAAG GTTGAACCAGTTCATACATATCGGTTAGGATTCCTGACTCCGTATATACCTTATATTATTGGTGGAATCGTTTTACTCAGTGTCATCATTATTCTAGCAATT ATTTGTTGCTGCGTGAAATATCACAAGAAAAAGAAAGTGAAAGAAATTGCACCGGTGAAACAGACGATATGTTTATACCCCGTGACGAAACCCGATATTTACAAGGTCACAAACGTACAGCCCGAATCGGACCCTCATTTTATCAGTCATAGCTGTATAACTAACGTACCTGCACAAACACCTCTACGCATTCGACCTAAAGGACTTCTAGAAAG TCGTCGTGGTTCGAGTGCTTCATTAACTATAGACCTCACTTCCATGGTAGAACCGATAAAGAACGGATCTCCACCTAAAGAAAG TCCCTCCAGAGAATATTTACTATCAGCTGGTAACAGAATGTCGCGGAAACAACTACGAAAATGTCTAAAAAATGTAAAGGCTTTATGTGACGAGTTTTGG GATATTCCGATGAATCACCCGGATAGGGTCGAAATACCTGGTTCTGGTATGAAGAATAGATATAAAACTATATTACCTA ATGAGCATTCTAGAGTGAAATTAGCAGAAATAGACAGTGATATAATGACTACATATATAAACGCTAACTTCATTAGG GGCTATGCAGGGGAACATAAGGCTTACATCGCTACACAAGGTCCTATGTCACACACCGTTATTGATTTCTGGAGACTGATCTGGCAGGAGAAAGTACCTTGTATCGTGATGATCACAAAACTGCAggaaaaaaataaa CAAAAATgtgaaaactatctaccagaACCGGGTGAACAATCGAAATTCGGAGATATAGAAGTTCGAATTTCATCGAGCACTCAAAAAGATGGTTATGAGATTAGGCAGCTAAGTGTAAAG TACTTAAATGAGGAACATACAGTTATGCATTACTGGTTTACGTCATGGCCCGACCACAAGACGCCCGACACGCCCAAACAGATATTGGATATGGTACACGATGTCGAGATAGAGCGTCATAGTTTAGAGACTCGATTAGCGAAAGGTCCGGTCGTCGTACATTGTAGCGCCGGTATAGGACGTACTGGTTGTTTTATAGCTATTAGTATCGGAGTTAAACAACTTAAAGAGGAACAGATGGTCGATGTACTCGGTATTGTGTGTCAAATGAGAATAGATCG ggGAGGAATGGTACAGAATAATGAACAGTATGAATTCGTACATCGCGCCCTGTGCACGTTTGAGAGAGAGCTTCCTATGATTTCGCCGAGTACCGATAACTGGTCACCATTTTAA